Part of the Cryptosporangium arvum DSM 44712 genome, CGCCGCGACCTCGTCGGAGTACTTGATGCCGCGGATCTGCGCGAGGTGCAGGCCGACCAGGTAGACCGCGATGATCTGGGTGACGAACGCCTTCGTCGACGCGACCGCGATCTCCGGCCCGGCGTGCGTGTAGAGCACACCGTCGGACTCGCGCGGGATCGTCGAGCCGTTCGTGTTGCAGACCGCCAGGACACGCGCCTTCTGCTCCTTGGCGTGGCGCAGGGCCATGATCGTGTCCATCGTCTCGCCGGACTGGCTGATCGCGATGACCAGCGTCGACCGGTCGAGCACCGGGTCGCGGTAGCGGAACTCGCTGGCCAGCTCCACCTCGACCGGGATACGCGTCCAGTGCTCGATCGCGTACTTTCCGACCAGGCCGGCGTTGTACGACGTTCCGCAGCCGATGACGAAGATCTTGTCGATGTCGCGGAGATCCTGGTCGGTGAGGCGCACCTCGTCGAGCGAGATCTCGCCGTGCTCGGTCAGGCGCCCACGCAGCGTGTCGGCGATGGCCTGCGGCTGCTCGGCGATCTCCTTGAGCATGAAGTAGTCGTAGCCGCCCTTCTCGGCGGCCGAGACGTCCCAGTCGACGTGGTAGTCGCGCACCTCGGCGGCCCCGCCGGCGAAGTCGGTGACGACGATGCCGTCCGCGGTGACCTCGGCGACCTGGTCCTGGCCGAGCTCGACCGCGTCCCGGGTGTATTCGATGAACGCGGACACGTCGGAGGCGAGGAAGTTCTCACCCTGGCCGCGACCCGCCACCATCGGCGAGTTGCGGCGCGCGCCGACGACGACGCCCGGCACGTCCCGGTGGACGGCGAGCAGCGTGAACGCACCCTCGAGCCGGCGGCAGACGATGCGCATCGCCTCGGCCAGCCGGCCGGTGCTCTCGTCGGTGCTGGTGTGGCCGTAGTTCTGGCCGTCGAGCGACCAGTACGCCTCGGCGATCAGGTGTGCGGCGGTCTCGGTGTCGGTGTCGGAGCGGAACTCGACCCCGCGGTCCTCGAGCTCGGCGCGGAGCACCGCGAAGTTCTCGATGATGCCGTTGTGGATGACCGACACGCTGCCATCGGCCGAGAGGTGCGGGTGCGCGTTGCGGTCGGTGGGGCCACCGTGGGTGGCCCAGCGCGTGTGACCGATGGCGGTGGACGCATCCGTGCTGCCGAGGACGCTGCTCGGGTCGGCCAGCACGCTCGTGAGGTTGGCCAGCTTGCCGGCCTTCTTCTCCACGGCGATCTTGCCGCCGTCGACCACGGCGATCCCGGCGGAGTCGTAGCCCCGGTACTCGAGCCGGCGGAGGCCCTCTACGACGATGTCGACCGCGCGACGCGGGCCGGTATAGCCAACGATTCCACACATGGTGCCGAGGTTACCCAAGCGACTACCCGGACCCCTATGCCGGGATGACACAGAGCGACGTTCGGCGTTAACTCTCGACCTTTCGGACAGTAAGCCGGTCAGCGGCCGGTGATTTCCGCAACATCAGCACCGCGACGATCGTCAGCCACACCGCCCCATAGGCCGCGCCGCCCACCACGTCGGTCGGATGGTGCATACCGCGATAGACCCGGCTCAGCCCGACGAGGACCGCCAGCACGCCGACGGCGGCCAGCCAGCGCCCCGGGTGCTTGCCGGTCCGGCGGGCGAACAGCACCGCGAGCGCGCCGTAGCAGGCCACCGTCGCGGCCGTGTGACCGGACGGGAAACTGCTGGTCGGCGGCGCGATGTCGAGGTGCTGGACGTCCGGCCGGGGCCGATCGACGATCGAGGAGACCAGCAGGAAACCCCACACCTCGCCGACGACGGCGAGCACGATCGCAGCCGGCTCCAGCCAGCGTCGGTACACCAGCCGGGCGGCGAGCCCGCTGACGACCGTGACGATCGTGATCGTCGACGTCTCACCGAGCAGCGACGCGAACGCGGTGACGTCGTCCAGGGTGGGCGTGCGGTGCGTGGCGAACCACCCGGGGAGCCCGCCGTCCGGGTGTGTCCTCGCGACGAGCCACCCCGCACCGAGCGTGACCGCGACGAGCCCGGCCCAGGGCAGGATCAGCCGCGGAACCCAGTGCGCCACCTCGCCGACGGCGGCGCGGAAACCCGGCAGCGGCCGCGGATCGACGTCCGGCTCGGTGCGCTCGGGCTCGATCCCCGCGGTCAGCACGTGCGTGTCGCCCCACCCCGCCTCGCGTCGCCAGGTCCGGAACACGATCGTCGTCGCGGCGACCCAGCCCAGGCCGACGAGGCAGCCGCCGATCACGTCGCTGAGGAAGTGCACGCCCAGCGCGATCCGCGAGAAGCAGACCGCGGCCACGACCGTCACCGCCGCGACCCAGCCGACCCTGGGCACCCTCCCCCGGTCCAGCCAGAGCAGCAGCAGGACCGCACAGCCGACGAACGCGCCGAGGGCGTGGCCCGACGGGAACGAGTACCCGTCGGCGTAGGCGACCGCGTCCGGAAGCCCTGGCCGCGCCCGTTCCACCACTTCTTTCAGTACGACGCCGAGCAGCGCGCCGCCCCACGTCGTCACCAGGGCCCAGAGCGCGAGCCGGGGACGGTCCACGGCCAGCAGCCAGAGCGCGGCGACCGTCGCGACCAGCCGGAACGTCTCCGGGCGCCCGACGCTCGAGATGGCTTTCTGCACGTCGACGAACCACGGGTGCGCGGTGGCGAAGCCGTTCAGAGCCTGCGCGATGTCGAGATCGAGCCCCGCCACCGGGCCGTCGACGTTCTTGACGACGACAGCCAGGATCGCGACCGGCACCGCTACGACGCACGCGGCGACGAGCGCTAGCCCGAAGCGAACCAGGAGCCGCCGGTCCGCAATGACGGTGGAACTCATGACGGCAACCATTGCCGCTCAGCGCACGAACGACACGTCAGCCGACGTCGGCGACCACTTTCGCGATGCGGTGGGCGACGGCTTCGGCGTCTTCCTGGCTGGCGGCCTCGACCATCACCCGGATCAGCCGCTCGGTGCCCGAGGGGCGCAGCAGCACCCGCCCGGTCTCGCCCAGCTCCCGCTCGGCTTCCGCGACGGCGGCGGCGACCGACTCGGCCGCGGCGACCGCGGCCTTGTCCTGCACCCGGACGTTGATCAGCACCTGCGGCAACCGCGTGACCGCGCCCGCCAGCTCGGCGATCGTCTTGCCGCTGGAGGCCATCCGGGCCATCAGGTGCAGCGCGGTCAGCAGTCCGTCGCCGGTGGTGGCATGGGCGGGCATCACGACGTGGCCGCTCTGCTCACCGCCCAGCGCGAGACCCCGCGCCCGCAGTGCCTCGAGCACGTACCGGTCGCCGACGCCGGTGGTGACGAGCGAGATCCCGGCGTCCTTCATCGCGAGCGTCAGGCCCAGGTTGCTCATCACGGTGATGACGAGGGTGTCCTCGATGAGCGTCCCGGCGTCCTTCATCGCCAGCGCGATGATCGCCATGATCTGGTCACCGTCGACCGTGTTGCCGTCGGCGTCCACCGCGAGGCAGCGGTCGGCGTCGCCGTCGTGGGCGATGCCGATGTCGGCCCGGTGTTCGAGCACGGCCTTCCGGACGACGTCGAGGTGGGTGGAGCCCACGCCCTCGTTGATGTTCAGGCCGTCGGGCTCGGCCGCGATCGGGATGACCGTCGCACCGGCGCGCCGGTAGAGCTCGGGGGCGACCGCGGACGCCGCGCCGTTCGCGCAGTCGACGACGACGGTGATGCCCTCCAGGCGGTGGGTGAGCGTCGTGAGCAGGTGCTCGACGTACTGCTCGCCGCCGTCGTGGAAGTCACCGATGCGGCCGACGCCGGCGCCGGCCGGACGCGTCCACTCGCGGGCCGCGTTGTGCCGGATCGCTTCCTCGATCGCGTCCTCGATCTCGTCCGGAAGCTTGTGACCGCCCCGGGCGAACAACTTGATGCCGTTGTCGGGCATCGGGTTGTGGCTCGCCGACAGCATGACGCCGAGGTCGGCGCCGAGCTCGGCAGTGAGGTGGGCGACCGCGGGAGTCGGCAGCGAGCCGACTCTCGTCACGTCCGCGCCCGCGCTGGCGAGGCCGGCGCAGACCGCCGCCTCGAGCATCTCGCCGCTGGCCCGGGGGTCACGCCCCACGACGGCCTTCGGTCGTGGTCCCTCTACCCCGGCCAGTACGTGCGCCGCCGCGACGGCCACCGCCATCGCGAGTTCCGGCGTGAGGTCGCCGTTGGCGAGGCCTCGTACTCCGTCGGTACCGAACAGACGACCCATCAGTCCCGCCACTCCGCGGAGGTCACGACCGCTCGGTGCGAGCGGTACGGGTTCATTGGCCTCACGGGGCCGACCGTAATGGGTCGAGCAGTGCAATCCTGTCGGGCGCGCGACGTTGCACTGCCCGGACCAGGCCGCCCCCCGTGTAACACACCGGCCGGTGGCGAGACTGCCACCGGCCGGGTCGAACCTCGCTGAATCAGCGCTTGCTGTACTGGGGCGCCTTGCGCGCCTTCTTCAGACCGTACTTCTTCCGCTCCTTGACCCGGGGGTCACGGGTGAGGAAGCCGGCCTTCTTCAGCGCCGGGCGGTCGTCGGGCTCGACGGTGATCAGCGCACGCGCGATCGCGAGCCGGAGCGCACCGGCCTGACCGGTGATGCCGCCGCCACGCAGGCTCGCGATGACGTCGTACTGCTCGGCCTTCTCGAGGGTCACGAACGGCTCACGGATGAGCTGCTGGTGCACCTTGTTCGGGAAGTACTCCTCGATGGTGCGGCCGTTCAGCTTGAACTGGCCGGTGCCCGGCACGAGCCGGACCCGGACGATGGCCTCCTTGCGGCGGCCGACCGTCTGGATCGGCTTCTCCGCGACGACAGGGATGGTCACGCTAAAAGTCTCCTACTGCTGGCTGCGATGTCGCGGATTTACTGGGCGACCTGGTTGATCTCGAACGGCGTCGGCTTCTGAGCGCTGTGCGGGTGCTCCGGGCCGGCGTAGACCTTGAGCTTGCTCAGCAGCTGGCGACCGAGCTTGTTCTTCGGAAGCATGCCGCGGACCGCGAGCTCGATGGCCCGCTCCGGCCGCGTCTCCAGCAGCTCGTTGTAACCGACGCGCTTGAGGCCGCCCGGGTAACCGGAGTGCCGGTAGGCGACCTTCGTCTCACGCTTGTTACCGGTCAGGGCAACCTTGGACGCGTTGACGACGATGACGAAGTCACCGGTGTCGACGTGGGGCGCGAAGATCGGCTTGTGCTTGCCGCGCAGCAGCTGCGCTACGTGGGTCGCGAGCCGTCCGAGGACGACGTCGTTCGCGTCGATGACGTGCCACTGACGCTGGACGTCTCCGGCCTTCGGGCTAAACGTACGCACGGGTCTACCTTGTCTCGTCAGTTCTCGGGTCCGCTGGCCGCTCACCGGCGGTTGAGCGCGCAATTGATCCGGGCGAGTCAACCCCGCGGAAGCATGAAGCGCGCAACAGCAGCCAAGGATACCCGGCAAATTCGAGCATGGTCAAAAGCGGCGCCCCGGGCCGTGTGATAGGCGGCCTGGGGAATGCGACGCACGGGTGCTGCGGAGGGTAAGTAGGCTCGGCGGCATGACCACGCCGCCTCCGGGCCACCCGGGTTGGGACAGCCCACCCCACGGTCGGCCCGGTGCCGACGAGCCCGACCCCGCGAACCAGCCGCCGTCGGGTGATCTGCCGTACCAGTACGGGGGTCAGCAGCCGGGTTACCCGCCGCAGCAGGCAGGTTACCCGCCGCAGGACTACCCCGAACAGGAGCGCAGCTGGTTCGAGCCGTCGCCCAAGGGGCCGGGGCACCAGGAGGGCCCGTCGGGCCAGCACGCGACGCCGCCGCAGCAGCCCGACCCGCAGGCATATGGCGGCTACCCCGACCAGCAGGGTGGTTATCAGGGGTACCAGGAGCAGCAGGGCTATCCCGACCAGCAGGGTTACCCGGCGCAGCAGGCTCCGTACGCCGAGCAGCAGTACACCGATCAGCAGTACGACGACCCCCGTCAGCACAGCGACGCCCACTACGGCGGCCAGCAGCAGTACGGCGGCGCCCAGCAGTACAGCGGCCAGCAGCAGTACGGAGAGCAACCGCAGTACGGCGGTGGCCCGCAGCAGCCGTACGACGGGCAGCAGTACGAGGGGCAGCAGTACGGGGGCCAGCAGCCGTACGGCGCCCAGCAGCAGTACGAGAACCCGCAGTACGGCGAGCAGCAGCAGTACGGCGGTGGGCAACCGCAATACGGCGAGCAGCAACAGTACGGGGAGCAGCAGCAGTACGGCGGCCAGCAGTACGGCGACCCGCGGTACGACGACTCCACCCAGCAGTACGGCGCCGACCCGCGCTTCCAGAACGACCCGCGCTACGCGGACACCCAGTACGGCGCCGCGCCGGCGAACGCCCAGCCGAGCGCACCCCCGTACGACACCGGCGCCCCGTACGGCGGCGCACCCCAGAGCGCCCCGCCCTACGGCGGCGCACCCCAGAGCGGCGCACCCCAGAGCGGCCCGCCCTACGGCGGCCCACCGCAGAGCGGCCCCCCGTACGGCGGGGCGCCTTCGAGCGGCGCACCGGCGGCCTACCCGCCGCTGGAAGGCCCCGGCGGTGACCCGTACGGCTCCTCCTACGGGTACGGGAGCGATTTACCGGCCCGCGCGGAGGGTGACCGTTCGTCGTCCCTGAACCCCACCCGTCCCCGGCTCGACGAGCCGCCGGCGGAGGAGAACGGTGGTCGCGGCAAGCTGATCGCGATCATCGCCGGCGCGGCCGTACTGGTACTCGTACTGGTCGGCATCGGCGGCTTCCTGTTCTTCCGGGACGACGACTCGACCGACAAGGCGGCCGCCCCGAAGCCCTCCGCGTCCAGCGATACCCCGTCCCCGAGCGAGCCCGCGAGTGCGAGCCCGTCCACGTCGGCGAGCGGCGGCGGCGACAAGCTCGCCTCCCGCGAGACCGACCCGGCGCCGCTCGAGCTCACGGCCATCAGCCTGCCCAAGTACACGCTCTCCACCAGCGGCAGCTACAACCGCACCGGCCAGGACAAGGCCGCCGACTGCGGCAAGTCCGTCGACGGCGGAGCGGTCGCGCTGGTGAAGAAGCTGAAGTGCTCCGAGGTGACGAGCGTCACCGCGGTGAACACCACGACGAGCTGCGCGGTCACGTTCGGCGCGCTGAACTTCCCGGACGCCGCGACCGCCGCCCAGGCCGAGACCGCGATCAAGGGCAGCACCGCGGGCAGCTTCGTCCCGCGCCGGCACAACGTCGCGGCCGAGGGGCAGTCGGGCAAGAAGGACTGGTGGTTCTACCGCAAGGCGTACGGCCACTGGCTGGTGTTCTCCAGCGGCGCGTACACCTCGGGCAAGAAGGCCGAGAAGGACCCGGTCATCGACACCTGCTCCCAGGACTTCCTCTACTACGTGATCGACGCCCTGGACAAACGCCGCTAACGCGAATCACGCACGATCAGCGCGATCTGCACCCGGTTCTCGCAGCCGAGCTTGGTCAGCACCCGGCTGACGTACGTCTTCACGGTCGCCTCGCTGGTGTGGAGGCGCTCGCCGATGCGTGCGTTCGAGAGCCCGTCGGCGACCAGTCCGGCGACGTCACGCTCCCGCGGGGTGAGTACCGACAGGCGGGCCCGAGCGGCCGGCCGCGCTCCCGGGTCCGCGGGCGCGACCTGCTCGAGCACGATCCGGGCGGCCGACGGAGACAGGTACGCCTCACCCGCGTGCACGGCCCGCACCGCGGCGGTCAACTCGGCCGGCGAGCAGTTCTTGAGCAGGAACCCCGCCGCGCGGTTGCGCACGGCCCTGAGCACGTTCGGCTCCGCGCCGAACGACGTCAGCACGACGACCTGCACCGCGAGGTCGCGTCGGCGCAGTTCCTCGACGACCCCCAGGCCGTCCAACCCGGGCATCCGGATGTCGACGAGCACGACGTCGACGCCCGGCGCACCGGCCCGCTCGACGGCGGCTCGCCCGTCGGCCACCTCGGCCACGACCGTGAGGTCGTCGGTCGACTCCAGCACGGCGCGGATGCCGGCCCTGATCAGCGGCTCGTCGTCGGCGATCAGCACCCGGATCGTCATCCGGCGCCGACCAGCATCGCGGCCGGCAGCACCCCGAACAACAACACCGCGGTCGTCGCGCCGAGCAGAGCCGCCCGGCGGCCGGTCGACGGTCCCGCGTCCTGGGCCTCGGTGGGAAGCAGCACGCTGAGCCGAGCCTCACCGCCCACGCAGCGAAGCTCCGCGAACCCACCCAACGCCTCGACGCGCTCACGCATCCCGGCGACACCGTGGCCACCGCCGGACGCCGTGACGCCGTCGACGGGGTTCACGATCGTGAGCAGAAGCGCGTCCGACTCCCAGTCGAGCGTCACCGTCACCGGGCGGCCCGGCGCGTGCTTCCCGGCGTTGGTGAGCCCTTCCTCCACCACCCGGTAGGCCGCGCGATCCGCGTCCGGGCCCAACCGGCCCACCGGCCCGCTGCGCGAGAGGCTGGCGGCCAGGCCGGCCCGGACGTACCCCTCGACCAGTGCGTCGAGGCCGTCGAGCCCCGGAGCGTCGAGGTCGTCGCCGTGCCGGAGCGCGCCGACGACCTCGTGCAGCTCGCCGAGCGCGTCCCGGGCCGATTCGGCGAGCCGGGTGATCGCCTGCCGCTGCCCGACCGGCAGGTCGCCGGCCTCCAGCGCCGCCGCCTGGATCGACACCAGGCCGAGCCGGTGTCCGAGCGCGTCGTGCATGTCGCGCGCGATGCGCAGCCGCTCCCGGAGCCGTTCCCGTTCGGCCGACAGTTCCCGGGCCCGGCGGAGCTCCCGGTTGCGCTCGCGCAGCGCCGCGAGGAGGTCCGCGTGCTGGCGCAGGTACCGGCCGGCGACCACCGGCAGCACCACGAAGACGAGGTAAGGCGTGATCGCCCGCAGCGACGGCTCGGTGAGCGCCACCACGACCGGGACGCCGAGGCCCCCGACGGCCGCCACCGCGGTCAGCGGCGATCGCCCGTGCCGCCCCGCCCGGAACGCCGTCCACAGCAGCAGGACGTACGCCGAGCCGGTGACGCTCGCGAGAACCACGGCGACGACGAACGCGACCGTCGGCCACCGGCCCGCGGCGAGGATCGCCGCTCCGGCCACGACCACGTGTACGGCCGCGCCGAGGGCGGACGAGTGGACCGCGGGGATCGTCAGCAGCTCACCGGCGAATGCGGCCGACGGCAGGAGGGCGGCGGCGACGCGATGTCCCATGACCAGCAGGCTACGAGCCGGCGTCACCGCCTACTTTCGTTTCCGCCGGGTGCGACTTTCGCGAGCTGACGCGCCCGCTCGGCGTCCTTAGCGTCGAGACGTGCTCGAACTGCGCAACCTCTCCAAACGCTACGGGCGGACGCCGGCCGTCGTCGACGTCACGTGCACCGTCCGGCCCGGGCGGGTGACCGGCTTCCTCGGGCCCAACGGTGCGGGCAAGTCGACGACGCTACGCATGCTCCTGGGCCTCGACCGACCGTCCGGAGGTGAAGCCCTCGTGGACGGCGTGCGTTACCGGGATCTCACGCACCCGCTCCGAAGGGTCGGCGCGCTGCTGGAAGGTACCGCCGCGAACGGCGGACGCCGCGCGTACCACCACCTGCTCTGGCTCGCCCGGTCCAACCGGATCCCGCCCGCCCGGGTCGACGAGGTGCTCCGGCAGGTCGATCTGGACGACGTCGGGCGCCGCCGGACACGCGGCTTCTCACTCGGCATGGCGCAGCGGCTCGGTATCGCGGCAGCGTTGCTCGGCGACCCGCCGGTGCTGGTGTTCGACGAGCCCACCAACGGGCTGGACCCGGCCGGCGTCCGCTGGCTGCGCGGGACGTTGCGGGCGTTCGCCGCCGAGGGCCGCACCGTGCTGGTCTCCAGCCACCTGATCAGCGAGATGGCGCTGACCGCCGACCATCTCCTGGTGCTGGCCCGCGGACGGCTGCTCGCGGACACCCCGCTGGACGAGTTCGTCGGCGGCGACGGCGACCTCGAGAGCGCGTTTCTCCGGCTCGTGGAACGCGGGGCCGGATGAGCGCCGTCCGCGCCGAGCTGATCAAGCTCCGGACCGTGCGATCGACGGCGATCACGTTCGCTCTGGCCGTCGCCGTGTCCGCCGGGTCGGGCGCGCTGCTCGGAGCGGCCTTCCGGGGCCGGGCCGTCGCCGACGTCGATCCGCTGTTCACCGCGTTCTACGGCCTGACGATCGCCCAGATCCCGCTCGTGGTCTTCGCGGTGCTGGCGGTCGGCGAGGAGTACCGGTCCGGTCTGATCCGGGTGTCGCTGGCCGCGGTCCCCCGGCGCGGACGGTTCGTCGCCGCCAAGATCGGAGCGGTCCTCGGGTTCCTGGCGCCGGGCGCCGCGGTGGTCGTCGCCGTGGCGTTCGTGGCGGCGCGAGCCGCGCCCGGCGGGCCGGGAGCGGCACCGGCGATCCTCGGCGCCTGGCTCTACCTGGTCCTGATCAGCCTGTTCGCGCTCGGCTTCGCGATGCTGGTGCGCAGCCCGGTCGTCGCGCTCGGCGTGCTGCTGCCGCTCCTGTTCCTCGGATCGCAGGGCCTCGGGAACGTCCCGGCGATCAGCCGGGTCACGCAGTACCTGCCCGACCAGTTGGGCTGGGTGGCCATGCACCTCGCCGGGCCGCAGGACGACCCCCGCTGGGCCCGTGACTACGGCCCGTGGACCGGGCTCGCGCTGCTCGGCCTCTGGGCCGCCGCCGCGCTGATCAGCGGATGGGTCGCGGTCCGACGCCGGGACGCCTAACGCACGCGCTCGACGCGGCCGGAGTCCCACACCGGCTCGTCGGTCTCGCGGACCTCTCCGTCGGCGGCGAAGGACAGGAACCGGTCGAAGCTGCGCGCGAACCAGCGGTCGTGCGTCACGGCGAGCACGGTGCCGTCGAAGGCCGCCAGCCCGTCCTCGAGCGCCTCGGCCGACTGCACGTCCAGGTTGTCGGTCGGCTCGTCGAGCAGCAGCAGCGTGCACCCCGACAGTTCGAGCAGCAGCACCTGGAACCGGGCCTGCTGGCCGCCGGAGAGCGTCGCGAAGTCCTGGTCGGCCTGCGACTGCAGCCCGTACCGGCGCAGCGCGGAGATCGCACGGCCGCGGTCGAGGCCCCGCCGGGTGCCGGAACCGCGGCCGAGGATCTCCACCAGCGGCTTGCCGACCCACTCCGGGTGCTCGTGCGTCTGTGCGAACAGCCCGGCGACGACCCGGGCACCCAGCTTCCAGGACCCGCTGTGGATGACCGTGTCCCCGCCGAGCAACCGCAGGAAATGGCTCTTGCCGCTGCCGTTGGCCCCGAGGACCGCCACCCGCTCGCCGTAGTAGACCTCCAGGTCGAACGGCTTCATCAGCCCGCTCAGCTCCAGGCCGACGCACGTCACCGCCCGGACGCCGGTGCGCCCGCCGCCCAGCCGCATCTTCACGTTCTCGGTCACCGGGCGCTCCGGCGGCGGCCCGGCCTCCTCGAACTTCGCCAGCCGCGTCTGCATGGCGTGGTACTTGGCCGCCATCGCCTCGCTGTTCTTCGCCTGCTGCTGCAGCGTCCGGACGAGGTCCTTCAGCCGTTGGTGCTCCTCGTTCCACCGCTTGTGCAACTCGTCGAGCCGATCCAGGCGGGCGGTGCGGGCGTCGTGGTAGCTGGTGAAGCCGCCGCCGTGCACCCAGGCCGAGTGCGCCTCGAGCGTGACGACGTGGGTGGCCGTGCGGGCGAGCAACTCACGGTCGTGGCTGACGAAGAGCACGGTCTTCGGGGTCTCTACCAGCCGATCCTCCAGCCAGCGCTTGCCCGGCACGTCGAGGTAGTTGTCCGGCTCGTCGAGCAGCAGCACCTCTTCCTGGCCACGGAGCAGGGCCTCGAGCGCGAGCCGCTTCTGCTCGCCGCCGGAGAGCGTGCGCACCATCCGGTGCTGCGCCCGGTCGAACGGCACGCCGAGCGCGGCGACGGTCACCGTGTCCCACAGCACCTCGGCGTCGTACCCGCCGGCGTCACCCCAGCCGACGAGCGCGTCGGCGTAGCGCAGTTGGGTGGGCTCGTCCTCGCGCTCCATCATCGCGAGCTCAGCGGCCT contains:
- the rplM gene encoding 50S ribosomal protein L13, whose product is MRTFSPKAGDVQRQWHVIDANDVVLGRLATHVAQLLRGKHKPIFAPHVDTGDFVIVVNASKVALTGNKRETKVAYRHSGYPGGLKRVGYNELLETRPERAIELAVRGMLPKNKLGRQLLSKLKVYAGPEHPHSAQKPTPFEINQVAQ
- a CDS encoding sensor histidine kinase, which encodes MGHRVAAALLPSAAFAGELLTIPAVHSSALGAAVHVVVAGAAILAAGRWPTVAFVVAVVLASVTGSAYVLLLWTAFRAGRHGRSPLTAVAAVGGLGVPVVVALTEPSLRAITPYLVFVVLPVVAGRYLRQHADLLAALRERNRELRRARELSAERERLRERLRIARDMHDALGHRLGLVSIQAAALEAGDLPVGQRQAITRLAESARDALGELHEVVGALRHGDDLDAPGLDGLDALVEGYVRAGLAASLSRSGPVGRLGPDADRAAYRVVEEGLTNAGKHAPGRPVTVTLDWESDALLLTIVNPVDGVTASGGGHGVAGMRERVEALGGFAELRCVGGEARLSVLLPTEAQDAGPSTGRRAALLGATTAVLLFGVLPAAMLVGAG
- the glmS gene encoding glutamine--fructose-6-phosphate transaminase (isomerizing), with the translated sequence MCGIVGYTGPRRAVDIVVEGLRRLEYRGYDSAGIAVVDGGKIAVEKKAGKLANLTSVLADPSSVLGSTDASTAIGHTRWATHGGPTDRNAHPHLSADGSVSVIHNGIIENFAVLRAELEDRGVEFRSDTDTETAAHLIAEAYWSLDGQNYGHTSTDESTGRLAEAMRIVCRRLEGAFTLLAVHRDVPGVVVGARRNSPMVAGRGQGENFLASDVSAFIEYTRDAVELGQDQVAEVTADGIVVTDFAGGAAEVRDYHVDWDVSAAEKGGYDYFMLKEIAEQPQAIADTLRGRLTEHGEISLDEVRLTDQDLRDIDKIFVIGCGTSYNAGLVGKYAIEHWTRIPVEVELASEFRYRDPVLDRSTLVIAISQSGETMDTIMALRHAKEQKARVLAVCNTNGSTIPRESDGVLYTHAGPEIAVASTKAFVTQIIAVYLVGLHLAQIRGIKYSDEVAAIVDQLKATPDAVAEVLQTMEPVRKLARDLSGSQQVLFLGRHVGYPVALEGALKLKELAYMHAEGFAAGELKHGPISLIDDGVPVVITVPSPRGRSLLHDKIVSNIQEVRARGARTIVIAEEGDTAVEPYADHLIRVPRTTTLLAPLTTVVPLQVLACEIAAARGNDVDQPRNLAKSVTVE
- a CDS encoding ATP-binding cassette domain-containing protein, giving the protein MGYVEASGLGHTLPDGRELFRDVSFRVGEGATVALVGANGAGKTTLLRMISGDLPPQAGSVVRVGGLGVMRQFIGSVRDQTTVRDLLVGLSPAPLRAAGEALEAAELAMMEREDEPTQLRYADALVGWGDAGGYDAEVLWDTVTVAALGVPFDRAQHRMVRTLSGGEQKRLALEALLRGQEEVLLLDEPDNYLDVPGKRWLEDRLVETPKTVLFVSHDRELLARTATHVVTLEAHSAWVHGGGFTSYHDARTARLDRLDELHKRWNEEHQRLKDLVRTLQQQAKNSEAMAAKYHAMQTRLAKFEEAGPPPERPVTENVKMRLGGGRTGVRAVTCVGLELSGLMKPFDLEVYYGERVAVLGANGSGKSHFLRLLGGDTVIHSGSWKLGARVVAGLFAQTHEHPEWVGKPLVEILGRGSGTRRGLDRGRAISALRRYGLQSQADQDFATLSGGQQARFQVLLLELSGCTLLLLDEPTDNLDVQSAEALEDGLAAFDGTVLAVTHDRWFARSFDRFLSFAADGEVRETDEPVWDSGRVERVR
- a CDS encoding response regulator, whose product is MTIRVLIADDEPLIRAGIRAVLESTDDLTVVAEVADGRAAVERAGAPGVDVVLVDIRMPGLDGLGVVEELRRRDLAVQVVVLTSFGAEPNVLRAVRNRAAGFLLKNCSPAELTAAVRAVHAGEAYLSPSAARIVLEQVAPADPGARPAARARLSVLTPRERDVAGLVADGLSNARIGERLHTSEATVKTYVSRVLTKLGCENRVQIALIVRDSR
- a CDS encoding ABC transporter permease, encoding MSAVRAELIKLRTVRSTAITFALAVAVSAGSGALLGAAFRGRAVADVDPLFTAFYGLTIAQIPLVVFAVLAVGEEYRSGLIRVSLAAVPRRGRFVAAKIGAVLGFLAPGAAVVVAVAFVAARAAPGGPGAAPAILGAWLYLVLISLFALGFAMLVRSPVVALGVLLPLLFLGSQGLGNVPAISRVTQYLPDQLGWVAMHLAGPQDDPRWARDYGPWTGLALLGLWAAAALISGWVAVRRRDA
- the rpsI gene encoding 30S ribosomal protein S9; amino-acid sequence: MTIPVVAEKPIQTVGRRKEAIVRVRLVPGTGQFKLNGRTIEEYFPNKVHQQLIREPFVTLEKAEQYDVIASLRGGGITGQAGALRLAIARALITVEPDDRPALKKAGFLTRDPRVKERKKYGLKKARKAPQYSKR
- the glmM gene encoding phosphoglucosamine mutase codes for the protein MGRLFGTDGVRGLANGDLTPELAMAVAVAAAHVLAGVEGPRPKAVVGRDPRASGEMLEAAVCAGLASAGADVTRVGSLPTPAVAHLTAELGADLGVMLSASHNPMPDNGIKLFARGGHKLPDEIEDAIEEAIRHNAAREWTRPAGAGVGRIGDFHDGGEQYVEHLLTTLTHRLEGITVVVDCANGAASAVAPELYRRAGATVIPIAAEPDGLNINEGVGSTHLDVVRKAVLEHRADIGIAHDGDADRCLAVDADGNTVDGDQIMAIIALAMKDAGTLIEDTLVITVMSNLGLTLAMKDAGISLVTTGVGDRYVLEALRARGLALGGEQSGHVVMPAHATTGDGLLTALHLMARMASSGKTIAELAGAVTRLPQVLINVRVQDKAAVAAAESVAAAVAEAERELGETGRVLLRPSGTERLIRVMVEAASQEDAEAVAHRIAKVVADVG
- a CDS encoding phosphatase PAP2 family protein: MSSTVIADRRLLVRFGLALVAACVVAVPVAILAVVVKNVDGPVAGLDLDIAQALNGFATAHPWFVDVQKAISSVGRPETFRLVATVAALWLLAVDRPRLALWALVTTWGGALLGVVLKEVVERARPGLPDAVAYADGYSFPSGHALGAFVGCAVLLLLWLDRGRVPRVGWVAAVTVVAAVCFSRIALGVHFLSDVIGGCLVGLGWVAATTIVFRTWRREAGWGDTHVLTAGIEPERTEPDVDPRPLPGFRAAVGEVAHWVPRLILPWAGLVAVTLGAGWLVARTHPDGGLPGWFATHRTPTLDDVTAFASLLGETSTITIVTVVSGLAARLVYRRWLEPAAIVLAVVGEVWGFLLVSSIVDRPRPDVQHLDIAPPTSSFPSGHTAATVACYGALAVLFARRTGKHPGRWLAAVGVLAVLVGLSRVYRGMHHPTDVVGGAAYGAVWLTIVAVLMLRKSPAADRLTVRKVES